The genomic region AGAAGACATGAAAGATCCCCTCTTGCATCTATTGCGCAACGCAGTAGACCATGGTATTGAAACCCCCGCAGAAAGACAGGAAAAGGGTAAAAACCCAGTGGGCAGAGTCTGGCTAAAGGCCACCGCCACGGGGAGTAATGTGGTGATTGAGGTGGGGGATGACGGTAGAGGGTTGGACTTGGACAAAATAAGACAAACCGCCCTCAAACGAAAACTCTACACCGCCGAACAGTTGGCGCAAATGACACCCCAACAACTACGCGCCCTTATCTTCCTCCCCGGTTTCTCCACCCGTAGCTTCGTCACAGAAATTTCCGGTAGAGGTGTAGGACTTGATGTATTACGAAATAATGTAGAAAAATTAAAGGGCAACATTTCCCTTGAATCCTCCCCGGGTGGAGGTACTGTCTTCCGCATAACTGTTCCCAGTACTGTTTCCAGTCTAAATGTAATGCTTTTTGAGGTACAGGGAATAGTTCACGCCTTGCCCACAGATGCCATCGTCCAAACCCTACTGATAAAACCGGAAGAAATATACACCCTGGAGGGCAGGCCCACTATTTCTGTGGGAGGACAACCGGTAACCTTGGTGAAAATGGCCGATTTGTTGCAATTACCTGCCACTGTTGCCAGCAACCAGAAACAGAAAAGACGAACACAACAACAAGCCACTCTCAAAAAAGCCATAATCTTGCAGGTAGAGGGGGAAATGATGGCCTTCGAGGTGGATGACTGCAAACAGGTGTTGGATGTGGTAGTCAAACCCCAAAGCAGGCTGTTAAAGAGGGTGCGTAATGTCACAGGGGCAACTATCTTGGGTAATGGCGACGTGTGTATTATTCTCAATCCCCACGACTTAGTCAAATCTGTCCGCCACACCACCACCCCTCTCACCCCAGTTGTCTCAGAAGAGGCGCCAAGGGAACGAAAACCGGTTGTATTACTAGTAGAAGATTCTATAGCCGTGCGCACCCAAGAAAAACGCATCCTAGAGAAGGCCGGTTACGAGGTGGTTATTGCCGTAGATGGGGTCGACGGCTACAACAAACTGCTGTCTGGACTACAGGTTGATGCCATCATCTCCGACATCGAAATGCCCAATATGAATGGGCTCGAATTCACAGCCAAGGTGCGTCAACACCCTGAATTCCGGGAAGTCCCTATAATTATTGTCACCTCCCTTGCCAAGGAGGAGGACAAGAGAAAGGGAGCCCAAGTCGGAGCTAATGCCTATATAGTAAAAGGGCAATTCAACCAGGATGTTCTCCTGGAAACCCTTGATAGACTTATATAATTAACTTGTAAAATAAATACTACATAAAAAGGACTGACACAAACTATGGTAGGCCTATTCAAATCCCAAAAACTACAGGACAGAATACTCCGCGGCTACTCCCTCCCGCTGGGGGTATTAGTGTTGTTCGGCATAGTCATCGGTACTGTTGTCCAATTGAACAATAGCGTAAGAGAAGACCTAGCTCGTGCCAATAGGGTAATAGAAAATATGAGGGAAACAGTAATAGGCGCCTCTCGCGCTTTACGAGCAGCCAGGGGTGCCGCCCTCTTCCCAGAAGAATTGGCTTCTTATCAGGAGACTTATGGGAAAGCAAGAGAGAAAATTGAAAAACATGCCCCCCTTGCCCTGGCGGAAATACGAGAGGAGAAAATAAAAGAACTATGGACAGAATTTGAGAAGCAATTAGGGGAGTTAACAGAAGGAACAGATGAGGTGATGAAATTACTGGCCGCCGGCAAAACCCAAGAGGCTGTTCAAAAAATAAAAGGGATAAGGGCGGCCGGTTTGGATGAAAAGGCGGATGAGATAATAAAGGCAGAAAATGAAATTATCGAGTCCATTGGCAAACGGGCTGAATTGATAGGAAATATAGCTATACTGATAACCCTGGTAGGGATTTTTGGGGGTGGTGGTTTTAGTCTGGTACTGGCCAACAACATTGCTAAAGCCATTGCCCAGGAAATTCAACAGGCGGTGGCTCAAATTTCTGCCTCCGCCGCCCAAATTGCCGCCTCTATGGAGGAACAGGAGAAAACGGCCAGTTTACAGGCGGCATCAGTGAATGAGACTACCACCACCATGGACCAGTTGAGGGCCTCGGCACACCAGTCAGAAGAACAAGCCGCCGCCGCCGCCACCGCTGCCCAAGAGGTACTACGGTTGGCCCAACAGGGGAATCATTCTGTAGAAGAGACGGTGGCCGCTATGATAGACCTGAAGAACAAAGTGGGCGCCATCGCCGACCAAATTGTCCGTCTCTCCGAACAAACTAGTCAAATCGGCAGTATATCCTCTCTGGTAAACGATTTAGCCCAACAAACCAACATGCTAGCCCTAAACGCCTCAGTGGAGGCAGTGAGGGCCGGGGAATATGGAAAGGGCTTTGCCGTGGTGGCCGAAGAAATACGGAAACTAGCCGAACAAAGTCGTCAATCCGCCTTGCATATTGGTCAACTAGTAACAGATATCCAGAATGCCATTAATACCACCGTAATGGTAACCGACGAAGGCACAAAAACTGCCAATGCCGGCATGTCCATCACGGAAAACACGGCCAAGGCCTTTTCTTCCATTGTGGAAGCCATCAACACTGTGGCCATGAATAACCAACAAATCCTTCTCAATATCCGTCAACAGGGCAAGGCAGTAGAACAAGTTTTGGAGGCCATGGAGGCCATCAATAAAGGGGCACAGGAGGCCGCCGCTAGCATTACCCAGGTAGGAGCAGGTACTGCCCAGTTAAGTGCCACCGCAAAAAATCTGGAGTCCATGATCTAATGATTCCTCCATTGTCTTAAACTAAAAATAGGAGGTAACAAAGGCCGAGTAGCAAGGTTTCAGCGGCTAACCGCCCCTATGACCATCAAAGTACTACTAGTGGAAGACTCTCCCGTAGCCCTCACCATAATAAGACGTATTATTGAAAGTGCAGAGGATATGACACTGGTGGGCACGGCGAGGAGTGGGGTGGAAGCCCTGGAATTGCTGTCCAAAGTGAAACCAGACATTGTCTGCACCGACTTGATGATGCCGAGGATGAACGGGTTGGAGTTAATCCACAAGATAATGACCACCAACCCGGTGCCCATCCTGGTCATCAGCGGCTGTATTCAAGAAGACGACGAGAATAATATATTCCAACTTCTAGAAGCCGGCGCCGTAGACATCTTCCCCAAACCTGCTAGTGGGACTCTACAAGAATACGACTCTATCCGCGAGCGATTACTGGAGAAAATCCGTGTAATTGCAGGGGTCAAGGTCTTCACAAAAAGGGTTCGTCCTGCTAGAATAAGACTGGTGGATCCCTGGGAAAAACCGGTCAAAGTCCACAAGCCCCCGGCAACGCCGTTACAAGAAGCAACACAGTCCAGTACGAGCCCAATAGCAGTGGTGGCCCTGGCAGCTTCTACGGGGGGCCCCCAGGCCTTTCAGGAGGTGTTAGGCAGTCTGCCAGCGGATTTCCCGGTGCCTCTTCTCTGCGTCCAACACATTAGTACAGGCTTTTTGAAGGGGTTTTTGGAGTGGTTGCAGGGTAATATCCCTCTGCCCGTGGTAATAGCAAAAACAGGGGAAAAACCACAACCCGGCAAGGTATACTTCCCCCCGGAAAGAATGCATCTTAGAATTGACGGCCAAGGACGATTTTACTGCGGCGATGACACCCCCGTAGACAACCACAACCCCTCCGCTACTGTTCTCTTTGAAACTGTGGCCCACTACTATGGCCCCTCCGCCGTAGGCGTTTTAATGACGGGCATGGGCAGAGACGGTGCCAGAGGCCTTCTCACCCTCAAACAAAAAGGCGGTTATACCATCGCCCAGGACGAATCTTCCTCTATCGTCTTTGGCATGCCCCAGGAAGCCATCAAACTCGGTGCCGTCCACAAAGTCCTTCCCCTCCCCCACATCGCCCCTCATCTCCTTAAACTTCTCCAATCCCGTGGCTTTCTCTCCTCTCCCGATTCCTTAAGTGGTGTTTAGTCTTTTTTTACTACTCTCCCTCTTCCCCCCTTTTTTTTGTTAATTAATGTTTAGCTTATTGTAACATCCTCCCCCCCAAAAATCTCTCTATCCCTCTCCCTTCCCCCTCTTTTTTGTAACAAAAACTATTTAAGTAATTTTAAGTAAACAAAAAAGGGCAGGAGCCCCCTCCGAATACCATTTTATCTCTTGAAAGAGAAAATGTCAAGGGGAAAAGGAAAAGAGGAGGGCTAAAAGTAAAACAAAAGTTAAAAGAGATTCAAAAATGAGAAAAAGGGGTAAACTGAAGTAAGAGGTGTGGAAAGGAGGAAGGAGAAGCAAACGGGCGGCGAAAAGGTAAAGAGAAAAAGTAAGGGTGAAGGGGAACTATGTTAGAGTAAATGTCAGAAATTTCATCCAAAGGGAGATGAAGGTAAAAAAGGGTTAAAAAGAGGCGAGAAAATGAATACAGAAATAATTTCTCCAAGGCTAAGAGAGGAGTTTGTCAGCCTTATTGCCCAACAGACGGGGATAGAAATAAAAAGTCAAAACTACGGAGCAATGGGGGATTGTATAATAAATAGGATGCGGGAATTAAACCTGCCAAACCCGGAAAGCTATTACGAATTATTGGCGTCTGAAACCAGCGAAAGCGAAGAGGAATGGCAAAGATTTGTATGTCTAATAACTAATAAAGAAAGCTATTTTTTTAGGGATAAAGGACAATTTAAACTGCTACGACAAGTGATTTTACCCGAATTAATCCGCAACAATCAGAGAATAAAAACGTTACGTATTTGTAGTGCGGGATGTTCTACTGGACAGGAACCATATTCTGTGGCTATCCTTATAAGGGAATTAATACCTGATTGGGAAGACTGGCAAGTTGATATTATAGGACTAGACATTAACAGGGAATCCCTAAAACAAGCGCAAAAAGCACTATATAATACGTGGTCATTTCGACAGGTGGAAGAGGAAATAAAACGGCGTTATTTCAAGAATCTGGGAGGCTACTATCAACTGAATGAAGAAATAAAACGATTGGTGAGATTCAGACAATTCAATCTTGTTAGGGATGAGATGCCAAATGCCGAGATGGGATTGAGTGACATGGATTTAATTATCTGTAGGAATGTGTTTATTTACTTCACCGAGACGGCTATTGATAAGGTGGTAATGAAATTTTATAACACCCTCAGACCCAATGGTTATTTAATCACAGGACATGCAGAATTGAGCAACAATCAGGTGAAAGTCTTTCAAACGAAAATTTTCCCAGAATCGGTAGTATATCAACGCCGTGGTGGCAAATTACCCGCAGCCAGTGTCAGCGTCTCCAAGACAAACACCACTACAATTCAGCCTAAACCCCAAACTTTTAGATTTTCTACACCCCAATCCCCACCTCCATCCCCGCTAGTAACTATGGCTATCCCCCCCGCCAATTCCCCCAAACCAATTATCAACCCTCCACCTCCCATCACTTTTGTGGAGGAGGAATTGCTGGCGGAGGCTAGAAGACTAATTCAGCAAAAATCCTATTACCTAGCCGAAAAAAAGTTACAGACCATTTTAAGACAATCCCCTCACCATTATACTGCCACCTATTTGATGGCGGAAATCAATGCCAATCTTGGCAGGTATGATGTTGCTAGGAAATGGTGTCACGCCGCTATGTCTTTAGACAATTTGCAAGTAAAACCCTATTTACTCCTGGCACAAATAGAGGAGGAAGAGGGGAATATAGAAGAAGCCAAGGAAGCCTTAAAGAGAGTTATTTATCTCCAACCAGATCACTTTATGGCCTATCTTAGTCTAGCAAATTTATATCAAAATAGTGGGGATATGGACAGAAGTAAGAAATTGAGAAACACAGCCTTAAAAATTTTAGAAAGGATGCCAAAGAATCACAAGATAGAAGAATTAGATGACATCTCTGTAGGTGACTTGTTGAGACAGTTACAAGACATTTCGGCTTAATGGCGAGGGGTTTCGCTATAACACAGGCTATATATGAAACCATGGCTGACTAACTGCCACTTTTATTATTCTGACACCATAACAAGCCCAATGGTAGAAATAAATGGCTATAGTTTGCTTTAGTCAAATACCAGGGGAGACTCTCTTGCTGAGAGAGATTATTTCCTAGCATGGGAGTATAACTAATAAGTAGAAGTGAAACAATGAGACATTCCGGAAAGTGGCACAATAGGCTAATTAACACAGTGGGTGGGGAGGTGATTGTTTAAGATAGTAAGTCAAAAGGGGTTTTAATCTGACGAGGGAGGCGGTTTAAGACAGTTAAAAGGTGTTAAACCCTAAACGGATTCTAACATTATCCATTTCCCGACAGAACTAAATGACACACATGGGGGAGACTATTAAAAAAAAAATCTACTTGTTGACAAGATTGAAAGAAGTTTTAGCTAGAGGAGAGTGATGGTGTGAGAGGATTAAACGAGATTGTTGCCGAGATGGTTTCTGCCGCAGAGTGATTTGCTTGACACTATTGATAGAGGTTTCAGCCTAACTAACGCCAAGGTGAGAAGGTGTCTCAGCTGGGGAGGTGATTATCCGGCTAAGTGGTGAAATAATTAGACAGGTTAAATGACATTCGGCTGGGTGGTTGACGTGATTTACAACAGACTAGTTTACAAGAGGCTAAAAGGGTTTGTTACCCAGTTACAACAGATTATAAGGTTAAACAATATTTGGCATAGTAGAAAACAGTAAGACACATCAGCGTGATACCGAGGAAAGCTACTTGTGGAGATGGTTACAGGAGGTTATAGTTTTGGGGTGGGAGAAGGTGAGGATTTGACAGAATTACAAAAGGTTTTGGCTAGGAGAAAGGCGACTGTGTCTGATGGAATTAAATGATATTATTGCGACATACATACTGGGAGACGCTAACTAAAAACTGAAAAGGGTTAGAAGGTGTTTGTAAGGAGGGGGTAATATGGTCGCAAGTTGAAAAAAAGATGTTTTGGCATCAAGGGGAATGATATTGTTT from Geminocystis sp. M7585_C2015_104 harbors:
- a CDS encoding tetratricopeptide repeat protein, translated to MNTEIISPRLREEFVSLIAQQTGIEIKSQNYGAMGDCIINRMRELNLPNPESYYELLASETSESEEEWQRFVCLITNKESYFFRDKGQFKLLRQVILPELIRNNQRIKTLRICSAGCSTGQEPYSVAILIRELIPDWEDWQVDIIGLDINRESLKQAQKALYNTWSFRQVEEEIKRRYFKNLGGYYQLNEEIKRLVRFRQFNLVRDEMPNAEMGLSDMDLIICRNVFIYFTETAIDKVVMKFYNTLRPNGYLITGHAELSNNQVKVFQTKIFPESVVYQRRGGKLPAASVSVSKTNTTTIQPKPQTFRFSTPQSPPPSPLVTMAIPPANSPKPIINPPPPITFVEEELLAEARRLIQQKSYYLAEKKLQTILRQSPHHYTATYLMAEINANLGRYDVARKWCHAAMSLDNLQVKPYLLLAQIEEEEGNIEEAKEALKRVIYLQPDHFMAYLSLANLYQNSGDMDRSKKLRNTALKILERMPKNHKIEELDDISVGDLLRQLQDISA
- the cheB gene encoding chemotaxis-specific protein-glutamate methyltransferase CheB; this encodes MTIKVLLVEDSPVALTIIRRIIESAEDMTLVGTARSGVEALELLSKVKPDIVCTDLMMPRMNGLELIHKIMTTNPVPILVISGCIQEDDENNIFQLLEAGAVDIFPKPASGTLQEYDSIRERLLEKIRVIAGVKVFTKRVRPARIRLVDPWEKPVKVHKPPATPLQEATQSSTSPIAVVALAASTGGPQAFQEVLGSLPADFPVPLLCVQHISTGFLKGFLEWLQGNIPLPVVIAKTGEKPQPGKVYFPPERMHLRIDGQGRFYCGDDTPVDNHNPSATVLFETVAHYYGPSAVGVLMTGMGRDGARGLLTLKQKGGYTIAQDESSSIVFGMPQEAIKLGAVHKVLPLPHIAPHLLKLLQSRGFLSSPDSLSGV
- a CDS encoding methyl-accepting chemotaxis protein, which gives rise to MVGLFKSQKLQDRILRGYSLPLGVLVLFGIVIGTVVQLNNSVREDLARANRVIENMRETVIGASRALRAARGAALFPEELASYQETYGKAREKIEKHAPLALAEIREEKIKELWTEFEKQLGELTEGTDEVMKLLAAGKTQEAVQKIKGIRAAGLDEKADEIIKAENEIIESIGKRAELIGNIAILITLVGIFGGGGFSLVLANNIAKAIAQEIQQAVAQISASAAQIAASMEEQEKTASLQAASVNETTTTMDQLRASAHQSEEQAAAAATAAQEVLRLAQQGNHSVEETVAAMIDLKNKVGAIADQIVRLSEQTSQIGSISSLVNDLAQQTNMLALNASVEAVRAGEYGKGFAVVAEEIRKLAEQSRQSALHIGQLVTDIQNAINTTVMVTDEGTKTANAGMSITENTAKAFSSIVEAINTVAMNNQQILLNIRQQGKAVEQVLEAMEAINKGAQEAAASITQVGAGTAQLSATAKNLESMI
- a CDS encoding hybrid sensor histidine kinase/response regulator, translated to MIEDAELREIYQVSGGEHVQNLEAGLLSLEKEPQNQELLATLLREAHSLKGDSRVVGVKSVETLAHQLEELFGGLKNGTLEWSKDLGDAMYTVVGALGKLVHEAVTDEASGVNPDQLSRLLEAFLPQSQTSSSTAATAYTHEPPSPIPQSPLFIEDESLREIYSISQEEHLNKIKAHLSLLEENPDWEIPDELIKEIESFELDSRFVGLDIIENILHKFRGVCETFKQKSKSLPLQANKTLQQTLQVVSSLCQCALNGAAIQVDYEKAIGTLEHLQGQGDEEEEKKRQYYGRRRSDRQLDTIRVPTQYLDALMIHTGELRVAKTSLAHIEERIKDLKTIWEGWKKGGGQKGVWARLDELVSLLQTSIAENNSRLETICRELDDKVRTLRLLPLSTIFLLFPRVVRDLAAEQGKQVEFVMEGGELTVDKQILEDMKDPLLHLLRNAVDHGIETPAERQEKGKNPVGRVWLKATATGSNVVIEVGDDGRGLDLDKIRQTALKRKLYTAEQLAQMTPQQLRALIFLPGFSTRSFVTEISGRGVGLDVLRNNVEKLKGNISLESSPGGGTVFRITVPSTVSSLNVMLFEVQGIVHALPTDAIVQTLLIKPEEIYTLEGRPTISVGGQPVTLVKMADLLQLPATVASNQKQKRRTQQQATLKKAIILQVEGEMMAFEVDDCKQVLDVVVKPQSRLLKRVRNVTGATILGNGDVCIILNPHDLVKSVRHTTTPLTPVVSEEAPRERKPVVLLVEDSIAVRTQEKRILEKAGYEVVIAVDGVDGYNKLLSGLQVDAIISDIEMPNMNGLEFTAKVRQHPEFREVPIIIVTSLAKEEDKRKGAQVGANAYIVKGQFNQDVLLETLDRLI